The window TAGCGCCGATGGTAGTGTGGGAGTTCCCATGTGAGAGTAGGTCATCGCTAGGCTTCTAATTAACGACAAAAGCCCACTCAATCGAGTGGGCTTTTGTCGTTAATAGGGCCGAGAAAACTACTTGCGGGAACGCATGTGAGCGCAGGTAGTCGAAAAGTTGCTCCTGCATTTTCGACATTCACTACATCCCTGTAGCTTATCGCTAGGCCGCGTAAGTATTTAATATTGGCTGAAGAATCAGAAAAATTATAAAGCCCGCTCAGTTGAGCGGGCTTTTTGCGTTTGAGGGACGCTAGCGCAGGTGGATAAAATACTCCCTGCGTCGCATTTTGGGTGGAGTCTAACGAGGGTGGAGCAAAACACTCGACTTCCTCGAGTTTTGGGATACCTAATAACCTTTTTCATTGCAGCTTTGCTGCAACTCCACCAAAAATTGCTCCTCGATAACTGCTCCTCGATAACTGCTCCTGCGTTATTCTAACTGCATACTTCCATGTATATGTGCATTTTTGCATAAAGGTCATCTATGACCAAGACCTTCGAATCGGTTACGGATTCGACTCCACCCTTGAATCGCGTGGAACTCTGTTGAGTTCAATACTTGGTAGTTTAATGCCGTGCAATTCAAATTGCTCTTTAACTCTCAAAGTTATATCGGTTTGAAGATTTTTTTCATACCGGGTATCGAGTACATAGAGTTTGAGAACTAGCTGATATACAACAAAGTTATGCTTTAACACTTGAGAGATATTAACCACTATTGGCTTATTTAGATAAACAAATTTACTTAATGCCGCGTTTTCCCTAATGATTCTTTCTGCCTTAATAAGGTCTTGATAAGGGTCGACAAAAAACTCTATCTGAATTTGCATGTCCAATTCACCATAATTGCCAGATGCGGTGATATCACTAAGGAACACGTTATTTGGTATGGTTACCACATCGTCGTTGAGTGTTTGGAGTTTAACGGATCGCAAACCTATATTGATGACATCACCGTATTCTCCGCCAAATCTTACTCGGTCACCAACCTGAAAGGGGCGGTCAAACATAATGGTAATGCCGGCAACGATCGATGCTGCCAAATCTTTCATCGCAAATCCAATTGCTACAGCGAGTGTACCGCCCATGATTGCCAGGAGCTCTTTACTTATGTCGAAACTCAGTAAGATGACAGTAGCGAAGGTGGCAAAATAGATAATAAACTGAACAAAAAGAAGAACTTTTTGAAATAGTAAGCGTCGTTCAGCAAAAACATCAGTTAACTCAGTAACAATTTTTTTGATGACATTGAGTAAAATCCAAACGACGATAATAAGAATTAATGAAACGAAAAGGCCTGCGGGTCTGATAACATCTGCGAGAGTCGTAATGACCTGAAGTTCTTGCGAAGCCTCTTCACCATAGGCAGGGTTAATAAATAGCATCATCATTAAGGTACTAAGTAATCTATGAATTATCTGCATGGACTTCTACCTGATTAATAAATTTTGACGAGACAGGTATCGGGATACTGAGCGATACCAAAGCCAGCTTATTGAGTATTTATTATCATGAAAACCAATCATCCCATTCGCCTGACATCTCGCCAGTGCGCTTTTTACGGCAAAGTTGCGATAACCGAGATTCCCCTTAATTTCTTTTAATGAGATTGCCCCAAACTGACAAATGACCCTTAACAATAATAACGTTGTTATTTCGTACCCCTCCATCAACGTGGTATCTGGATAATCAGGTAATCTAACGATAATCTTGTCTTTGTCCTGAGCTAAAGAATCCGAAAGTAACCGACAGCTAATCGCTGGATTACCATCGGCATAGCCCCAAATGACTCGATATACGCCACTCTTTTTCTGATTTTCGGGTTCCTCACCCTCATTGTCAGCGAGTTGCCGCGGAATGATTAACTGCGAAAAATCCGGGTCAATATTATTCTGAGCTGTTCGTTGATCAAGCAATGTTTCAATTTCATTTTGGCTCCATGGACTAAGTTTGATGGAGGTCGTGTTGTGTTCTGGCTCTAATCCCAATGCTTTGACAAGAGGCCAGGAGCTACTATTGAAGGTAAGTACACATAAACATTGTCCAGACAGGTTATTGACCCATGAGCAAAGCCTTCTAATTTGTTTTTGACCGTTTGCCTTGGGAGATAATAACAAATGACAATTGTCGATTAGGATAAGTCGAATGTTTTTTTCTACTATAGCGTTTCGAACCTGCTCCATCATTGACTGGTTAATGGGTACATTAAGCTGTTGGGCAAGATCGCAAAGGAGATTTTTGAAGCTCGGTTTGCAGTTTAGTCGCAAATGATTTGGGGTAATTTTACTTAACGAGTTCAGCAAGAATGTTTTTCCAATTCCTCTTTCTCCGACTACCGAGACATGACTCAAGTCGCCGCTATCCATCATCCTTTTCACAAGTTTTATATGCTTGGCATGGACACTTTTTACTTCACCGCCATCAGCGGATATTAACTTTTCCTTTAAAGACGCATCTATATCTGGCAAATGACTGTGTTTATCGATCGCTTCCTGATTATCGTTGATGAACTTTTTCCGGTATATTTCCGTCGTAAATCGCCGACCGGTTTCGGCTTTGGATATGATCTGTAAAAAGATATGTATAGTGCCCATGTATATCGAGTAGAGCACACAAATATTGGCGCTGATAAAGCCTTTTAAACCGGTTTGATTGTTGTGTATGCGCTTTATCCATTCAGGTGCATCCCTTTCCTGTCCTACGACCTGGAAAGCATCCTTTCGCCATTTGCTAATCAAATATAGATATACAGGAATAAAGAGCAGCAGAAAAAGCCTTGAAAGCCATGCGAAGATGGTGACCTCACCGATATAAAGACTCAATAAAGAGTCCATCATCATAAATAGGCCAAACCACCAGATTAACAATTTAATCGAACGGGATTGCTGCTTACTAATGCCCTTCAATAACCCTTGTTTTCCCCTTTCGATCATTTTCTCTAAGAGTTTGAAAATGAATATGGTGATACAGGTCCAAAACGCAACGGTGGATATGGTCGCTTTTGAGATAGGGATTTGCAGCACGTCTAAAAAAGCTAAAATTATGTTTATAAAGATTAGCCATTCTAAAGGGCTGCGAGTTTTGTCGAAATACCAGATAAAACGCGCATATTTGCGCTTGATACTACTAACCGGCTTTTTATCTAGAATCCGTTTTCGCCAATCTGGAAAGCCATCCTTAGACCATGAACGCCACATGTAAAAAAGAAAAATCGCCAGTAGCATTTTTAAAATCGTGGTAATTATGCCTAAAGGAGCCAGCTCAAATCGCTTTGGTATTTCCTTGAAGCGGTCATAGGTTGCTTTGGCGATAACCAACAGCTCCAGCTTTATATAACTAGCTTCAAGCCTGGCCTCTTTAATACCATCGAGTTTAGTGCTGGTGTGTAAAGAGACAAACTCTGGAGGGGCTTCATTGAATATTTTTTCGCGAAGATAAAACAGGTTTTTTACTTCGATAGCCTGTGCGAATAAATGTTGAAAGTACTCGTCGTTGTTTATTTGTGCAAAAAGGCTCAAATCTGTTTTGTCGGAGAGTAAATCCTTTTCAAATTGAGCGACTTTTTCTTCAATAACGGGTCTTAGTCGAAAATAAAACTCCTTATAGTCATTGGGGCTTCGGGTTAAATTGTCGACTTTATCTTTCAGTTCGGCAAATTCTGTTTCAAATTGTTCTAGTTGGCCTTGCGGATTATCTTCGGCATTAGCGACACTTTCAGGTTCGGGTAAAATGCTGTCAGGCTTTTGTATTTGATCTTCGTCTTCCTCTTGCTGAGAGACTGGCTGTTCCTGACTTTCCTCTTCAACATATAGGTCTTGATATAGTACGTTAGGTTTGGGCGGGGCGGCAC is drawn from Thalassotalea sp. PS06 and contains these coding sequences:
- a CDS encoding mechanosensitive ion channel family protein, which gives rise to MQIIHRLLSTLMMMLFINPAYGEEASQELQVITTLADVIRPAGLFVSLILIIVVWILLNVIKKIVTELTDVFAERRLLFQKVLLFVQFIIYFATFATVILLSFDISKELLAIMGGTLAVAIGFAMKDLAASIVAGITIMFDRPFQVGDRVRFGGEYGDVINIGLRSVKLQTLNDDVVTIPNNVFLSDITASGNYGELDMQIQIEFFVDPYQDLIKAERIIRENAALSKFVYLNKPIVVNISQVLKHNFVVYQLVLKLYVLDTRYEKNLQTDITLRVKEQFELHGIKLPSIELNRVPRDSRVESNP
- a CDS encoding AAA family ATPase, with amino-acid sequence MQGQPHNKTILVAISMALLLAIFLSPCISAAPPKPNVLYQDLYVEEESQEQPVSQQEEDEDQIQKPDSILPEPESVANAEDNPQGQLEQFETEFAELKDKVDNLTRSPNDYKEFYFRLRPVIEEKVAQFEKDLLSDKTDLSLFAQINNDEYFQHLFAQAIEVKNLFYLREKIFNEAPPEFVSLHTSTKLDGIKEARLEASYIKLELLVIAKATYDRFKEIPKRFELAPLGIITTILKMLLAIFLFYMWRSWSKDGFPDWRKRILDKKPVSSIKRKYARFIWYFDKTRSPLEWLIFINIILAFLDVLQIPISKATISTVAFWTCITIFIFKLLEKMIERGKQGLLKGISKQQSRSIKLLIWWFGLFMMMDSLLSLYIGEVTIFAWLSRLFLLLFIPVYLYLISKWRKDAFQVVGQERDAPEWIKRIHNNQTGLKGFISANICVLYSIYMGTIHIFLQIISKAETGRRFTTEIYRKKFINDNQEAIDKHSHLPDIDASLKEKLISADGGEVKSVHAKHIKLVKRMMDSGDLSHVSVVGERGIGKTFLLNSLSKITPNHLRLNCKPSFKNLLCDLAQQLNVPINQSMMEQVRNAIVEKNIRLILIDNCHLLLSPKANGQKQIRRLCSWVNNLSGQCLCVLTFNSSSWPLVKALGLEPEHNTTSIKLSPWSQNEIETLLDQRTAQNNIDPDFSQLIIPRQLADNEGEEPENQKKSGVYRVIWGYADGNPAISCRLLSDSLAQDKDKIIVRLPDYPDTTLMEGYEITTLLLLRVICQFGAISLKEIKGNLGYRNFAVKSALARCQANGMIGFHDNKYSISWLWYRSVSRYLSRQNLLIR